DNA from Brassica napus cultivar Da-Ae chromosome C4, Da-Ae, whole genome shotgun sequence:
GAAGCAAGACAGGAGTTGATGGACACATCCAATAAGTTGGAGGAGGCGATGAAAGAGGCAGAGGATGCGAAGCTCTTAGCAGCAGCTGCTAGAGACGAGCTTAGAATGGCAGAGGAGTTGTTTGAACAAGCTAAAACAGGAATGTCTACGATAGAGAGCAGGTTAACCGAGGCGAAAAAAGAAATGGAGGCTGCTAGAGCTTCAGAGAAGTTGGCCTTGGCTGCTATAAAAGCTCTGCAGGAGACTGAGTCTTCTCAGAGATTTGAAGAGATGAGTAATTCCCCGAGAAGCATCATTATCTCTGTAGAAGAATACTACGAGCTGAGCAAGAAGGCACACGAGTTAGAGGAAGAGGCGAACACAAAGCTATCACAGATTGTATCCCAAATAGAAGTGGCTAAAGAGGAAGAGTCGAGAATCTTGGAGAAACTAGAGGAAGTGAATAGAGAGATGAGCGTGCGGAAAGGAGAGCTAAAAGCGGCTATGGGAAAAGCCGAAAAGGCTAGAGATGGGAAGTTGAGCATGGAGCAAGAGTTGAGAAAATGGAGGTCAGAGAATGGGAAGAGAAGAACAGAAGAAGGTACGGAGCCTGAGAAGAGCCCGACGAGGTCAAGCACGTTTGCGTTTGGTGAACAAGGGACCAGCAACAACATTGATACAAATAATGTGACccctgaaacaaagaaaaagaagaagaagaagctttctTTGCTGCCAAAGGTTCTCATGTTCTTGTCAAGGAAGAAGTCTCACAAGTGaaaatcttttgttttatttttcttttcttcaaaatatttgattttgttcTTTTACTTACCCCAACAACAATACAGACTTCTTGAGATGAGTCTCGCAAACTTTTCCATGTATGACTTTTTGTTGATTTCACTCGATGGAAATAAAAGCTATTGACGCGCACACACTTGCAGATTTGTATATAAATCCTAGGGTCGGTCTGCCCTACAGACGGGATATACTTTACTTGTGatctatgttattatttttttatataattttgtaatttgtgtGTTTAGGTTCACATTTGCAAAAGGTGCgtatgaaatatattattttattaatttaagttattggttagttaatttgtaaataatttttttttttactttttgattTTATGATATTACCATGCTTGAGTTATTATATCATTttcagttgatttttttttattaaattatttaaaaaatcacatttagtTAATGTcagtgatttattatatattaacatataaataatttatttgttatatctCAATTTTAGTGTTTGGCCCTTTTAAAATAGGAAGCTTGAGTCCGTGAACTGATCCTtatattttgtcttttaaaTGTTGTTTGGGTTAGTATGACAATTCTTTTTGGTTTTCGTACGTGGCCTTGCAAAATTAATAGTGAATTTTTAATGGTGGTACGATAGGTAGAcgattttgaacttttttggaATGTTTTTAGTACTGTAAGTATTAACTCGGAGGTTAAATTAacatgaaatttttaattttatttggaaaaccacttgagttcaaaattaacatgcAATTTAAGTCTCAGTACAAAAGGTATTTTCATGCCAGTTGGAGAACCACTTGTGTTCATATTAGATCAATTTGCTTTGGTGTTGTTGCATCCTTTCGTTACGTGACACCATCTTATGATTTTCACATCCTTTTGGTGTTCTTCCGCCAACTCCTGCAATAAGACTTCAATCAAACACATTTAGTATGCTATCGCTCAGTTAAGAAAGGACCAAATACATAGACAGAAACTCATGATACAAAAGAGTTTGTATCATAAGATAGAAGGCTTTATTCGATGCGGTAGATGAGTTCGCCGAGAGAGAAGGAGTTCCTTGTAAAGCCAAAATCATTGGCTCAATTTAGTGGAAGTTTTTGTGTTGGGTGTgcttcttaaattttttttttaaagaaagacGCACCGTGCCTATTTGTAGAAACAGAGGTGAGCATCAATTGTCCTGCTTACCAAAGCTCAAATCCCTTTTTAGCTTCCACAATAGAGAGTGTACTAACCAATACATGAATAAATAAGGAAAAATTATGTGCAGATAACATAAGAAAATAGTTTGGAATTATTGTATAATTAGGAGACCAAATGACATCTAGATAACACATGGATTGCCTGATCATTGCTTGAAATAGAGTTGTAAGCTATGCAAGTCCGGAAATGACACTGTATATTCCAGAAAATCGATGATAGTTGACTTGTGGAAAtagttgaatattttaaaatactacgATCATGGTGACGAAATATCATATACTACATATGATATGAGCTTAATAAAGCCTCCTTAGTTAGTCAATTGACCGTTCTTACCATCATAAATCCTTGAGATCCACTATCTTTTATTTCCCTCATCCCTTCGTGTAGTTATTTACTGACTGTTAAACTTGCAACGAAATAAAGTTTTAGTTCATTATTGAGAAACGATTCTTGATTGGTGCTGGAGAATTCAAAAGGTCGTTTTATATTTAATCTGGCATGAGAAGAATCAATATGAAAAATTTGTTTACGCTCTCAGGTCTTCTCATAATACAGTGACATAaggataatatataaaatcagatcaaaaacattaaaaacacGATTGAAGATTCATAATATATCAAGAACAGGTTTCCGCTGAGGTAATTTTAAACTGAAATCTGGAAAAACTAAAACCTGAAATTACGCCGCCGAAGAACCATTGTTTTCTCTTTAAACGTTGAAACCACTATCCCCAAGTTGAGAATCTGTCGCAGATGATTGAAGaaaccaaaactgcaaaaagaagaaaaaagagaatcTTTGATGTTAAGGATGTCTTCACGTAAATATATAGTAGGAAAGAGTCGGTGGATTAGTTAGACAAATTTGCACGTTGTTGATATAGATTTTCTGGGCGACCTTTAAACATGATGTCAAAGGCCCATACACTTACCGACTAACTAAACTCTtcgattgtattttttttttttcttgtcatcaactttacagactcatattgactctgtgaaACAAACTGGGggatcttgatccatgtgaactacaAAAGACGTTTCCTTCCTAGCAGTGCGGGCTAAGCTATCCACCTTCTTGTTctgcgttcttggtacatagataatctctgctCGGaaaaaactttctttcatgctgtttatatcttccaaataacttgcaaatgctggccattcttctggttctgaaaccatcttcaccaattgagaacaatccgttgcaaacgtaacctgaaattgtcgtaagtttttcatacatttcattgcccataataaagcttccatctccgcatgaagaggagtAAGGGAAGCCCGAACATTCCTTGCACCCATCAAACCCGCAAATCCTTCTAGAGTACTGTACCATCCTTGACCTGAAAAAACCTCAttctctttccaggaaccatccgtcaaacaccatcttcctggaattgaCGGAAGAATCGTAGCCTCTACCTGTGGAATCCTCTTGTGATCAGTCAGtatttgtgcctcagcccagagTTTTGATTCCGTTTCTGCCAGTTTAAGGGTATCCAACAGATCCACATTCAGattactaaaatttttattatttcttcctttccatatataccatagtatccatgcaaactgatgatcctccatctgtGGAACAATTCtccaaaagagatgatccatgttcacaaagagagaacttgttGGAAACATAGCTGGATTTGTTGGAATCTTTGAAAGAGCCCATGTCTGAATTGCAGGAGGACATTCGAAGAATACATGGTTGATCGATTCATCCTCagctccacatcttgcacaaaCGATATCTCCGGGAATCCCTCGCTTATGCAGATTCTTCTTGACTGCTATACACCCtgtcaccaattgccatagaaaatgctTAGTCTTTGGTGGGCACCGTATTTTCCAACAATATGCCTTTAAAGTATCCATCGTGGGTCCAAACACTAATGGTGATTTTTCCTTATCTGGGTATATCCTTTCAACctgatatccagatttaactgtgtattttccattatttatgaaatgccatccatctttGTCTGCCATCCGAGTTCTACTCAAAGGTATACTTTCTATTAATTTCACATCATGAGGGTCCACCAAAGCCCGAAGCGCCGGCGAATTCCATCTTCGCAAATGAGGATCAATAAGAGAATCCAGTGTAAGGTCTGGGTaaagattgtgttgatttttatttgctggtctcgggcgagtggttgggagctaAGAATCATTCCATACGGATATAGAAGATcatgttcccacccttttaattagtcctttgcttaccagagatctagcagaaacaatactccgccaaccatatgacggagaatatgaaCGGATCGGCTCCAGGGGTGATCCGTTCTATCTTTAAAGACTCCATAATTGTTTACCAAGCATCGGtgtgttgaaatcagtgatatctTTAAAACCTAAACCTCCATCCTCCTTACTAACacatactttgtcccatgatttccaatgcattccTCTTGTATTACCGCCagggctccaccaaaattgaGCTACCGCACTCATCAGCTTTTTTGCAGTAGCCTTGGGTAATCGATAgcaagacatcacatgatttggcaAAGCCGTAATCACTGATTTGATGATCACATCTTTTCCTCCTTTCGTAAAGAACTTAAAAGTCCAGCCATTGACCCTATTATTTAGCCGATCCTGTACAAAGACAAAAACTTGTATCTTAGAACCCCCAAGACTTTCCGGCAATCCTAGATAAGTTCCCATTCCTCCCAGATTCTGTATGCCCAAAATATCTCTTAGCTCTTGTCGGACAGATTCTTCGATTTTGTGTCCAAATTAAATTGAAAACTTATCAAAGTTTATTAGTTGACCTGAAGCTTTCTCATATTCCTTTAAGATCCTTAAAATGGTGTGACACTCTTCCTTCTGAGCTTTACAAAAGAAGAGACTGTCATCCGCAAAAAGCAAATGCGATATTGAAGGGCATGCTCTGGCCACCTTTATTCATGTTAATTGTTTCTCCCTCTCTGACTTCTTAATATTCGTTATCAAAGCCTCGGTacatagaataaataaatagaaagataaaggatctccttgacgtaagcCCCTCTGTGGTATAATGAGTCTTCGAGGTTGGCCATTTAAAAGAACCCGATATTGAACCGATGATATACATTCCATCATTAGTTTAATCCAATGATCATGGAACCCCATTTTCTGTAATAATGCCTTAATAAATTCCCATTCTACCCGGTCGTAggccttactcatatccgttttgacTGCCATATACTTTCCTTTACACGCCTCATTAGTCcgtaatccatgaaacatttcctgtgcTATACGAATATTATCAGAAATCAGCCGTCCTGCCACAAATGCCGATTGCGTTTCTGAGACCAGGGAAGGGAGCAATAACTTCAAACGTTGACACAAAACCttcgaaataattttataccctACATTACATAAGCTGATAGGTCACAActccgtcatccttgtaggcCTCTCTATCTTtggaatcatacaaatattagtaatatttaaccttGCATCCATTTCTCCAGACACCAAAAAATCATTCACCATCTccaccaaatctctcttaatgaTATGCCATGAATGTTGAAAAAAGAGAGCTGTCATGCCATCCGACCCTGGTGccttctctggatgcatcataaacagAGCCTCTCTGACTTCATCCTCTGTCGCTATCCACAATAATTGTTGATTCATATGTGGAGTTATGTCTGGTGTTACCTCTGAGAGGAACTCGTCAACCTCCGATGGAGAGGTTGTAGTAAATAATTCCTCAAAATATTCAACCGCCACTCTCTCTATTCCATTGTCCTCTGTAATCCAATTTCCCTCAACATCATGTAGCCCTACTATCCTATTACGGACCCTTCGTTGCTTAGTTAAAGCGTGATAGAATTTTGTATTGAGATCTCcagatgaataccacatatttCTGCTTTTCTGATGCCAATACTCCTCCTCGTCCTTGTATGCCTCTTGCAACTTCCTAGACACCTCCATAATATCCTCCTGAGATCTAGTATCATTTGTTTGTACCTCTTCAAGCGCTTTCTGCAAGTCCGATATTTTTTCCTTCCCATAACGTGGATCATTTTTCCTCCATTTGGCTATCTCTCGGCGGCAATTACTAATTTGTTCCACTATACCAGTCCTTGTTCCTTCATTATTATCGGACCATCCCATTGTAATTGATTCCATAAGACCTTCTTGTCCAACCCATCTCTTATCAAATCTAAACTGCCATTTTCTCCTAGAAAATTTATCTTCTAAATAAGCCACCACTGGGCGATGATCCGATGCCACCATCCCTAAATATTCTGTATAAGAACAGGGGAATAGCGTGTGCCACTCCTCATTCGCTAATGCACTTTCTAAACGACATCTAACCATTACTGCCCCTTTGCCCTTGCCCCTCCTACCTTGCCATGACAACTTATTTCCTTTAGCAGGGAACTCGAGTAGACCACAATTCCTTATCATATTGTTAAAAGGAACAAATGAGTTCGCATTTCTCAATGCTCCACcttctttttcatgatttcctgTGATCTCATTTAAAtcaccaataataaaccaatGGTCTGATCGC
Protein-coding regions in this window:
- the LOC125585299 gene encoding uncharacterized protein LOC125585299; translation: MADKDGWHFINNGKYTVKSGYQVERIYPDKEKSPLVFGPTMDTLKAYCWKIRCPPKTKHFLWQLVTGCIAVKKNLHKRGIPGDIVCARCGAEDESINHVFFECPPAIQTWALSKIPTNPAMFPTSSLFVNMDHLFWRIVPQMEDHQFAWILWYIWKGRNNKNFSNLNVDLLDTLKLAETESKLWAEAQILTDHKRIPQVEATILPSIPGRWCLTDGSWKENEVFSGQGWYSTLEGFAGLMGARNVRASLTPLHAEMEALLWAMKCMKNLRQFQVTFATDCSQLVKMVSEPEEWPAFASYLEDINSMKESFFRAEIIYVPRTQNKKVDSLARTARKETSFVVHMDQDPPVCFTESI